A window from Streptomyces sp. NBC_00299 encodes these proteins:
- the ptsP gene encoding phosphoenolpyruvate--protein phosphotransferase, whose translation METTLRGVGVSHGVAIGEVRHMGTAVLEPPAKQIPAEDAGREQGRARQAVEAVAADLMARGNLAGGEAQAVLEAQAMMAQDPELMADVDRRIAVGSTAERAVYDAFAAYRELLAGAGEYLAGRVADLDDVRNRIVARLLGVPMPGVPDSDEPYVLVARDLAPADTALLDPALVLGFVTEEGGPTSHSAILARALGVPAVVALPGAGELAEGTVVAVDGSTGDVFVHPSDEKKAELEGAAAARKAALAASTGPGATADGHKVPLLANVGGPSDVPAAVEAGAEGVGLFRTEFLFLDDSKKAPSEEKQVEAYRQVLEAFPEGRVVVRVLDAGADKPLDFLTPADEPNPALGVRGLRTLLDHPDVLRTQLTALAKASEGLPVYLEVMAPMVADRTDAKAFADACRAAGLQAKFGAMVEIPSAALRARSILQEVEFLSLGTNDLAQYTFAADRQVGAVSRLQDPWQPALLDLVALSAEAAKAEGKSCGVCGEAASDPLLACVLTGLGVTSLSMGSASIPYVRATLAKYTLAQCERAAAAARAADSAEEARNAAQAVLSGE comes from the coding sequence ATGGAGACAACGCTGCGAGGCGTCGGCGTGAGCCACGGTGTGGCGATCGGCGAGGTTCGGCACATGGGAACGGCGGTCCTCGAGCCGCCTGCCAAGCAGATTCCGGCCGAGGACGCGGGGCGCGAACAGGGGCGCGCCCGCCAGGCCGTCGAGGCTGTGGCAGCCGACCTGATGGCGCGCGGCAATCTGGCGGGGGGCGAAGCGCAGGCTGTGCTCGAGGCTCAGGCCATGATGGCCCAGGACCCCGAGCTGATGGCGGACGTGGACCGGCGTATCGCCGTGGGCAGCACGGCCGAGCGTGCCGTGTACGACGCCTTCGCCGCATACCGGGAGCTGCTGGCCGGTGCCGGTGAATACCTTGCCGGCCGGGTGGCCGACCTCGATGACGTGCGGAATCGTATCGTCGCTCGTTTGCTCGGGGTTCCGATGCCTGGTGTCCCGGACAGTGACGAGCCCTATGTCCTTGTCGCCCGCGATCTCGCGCCGGCCGACACGGCGCTGCTGGACCCGGCGCTGGTCCTCGGTTTTGTCACCGAGGAGGGTGGGCCTACCAGCCACAGCGCGATTCTGGCGAGGGCGCTCGGTGTGCCGGCCGTGGTCGCGCTGCCGGGTGCCGGTGAGCTCGCCGAGGGTACGGTCGTAGCTGTGGACGGCAGCACGGGCGATGTCTTCGTGCACCCGAGCGACGAGAAGAAGGCGGAGCTGGAGGGAGCTGCTGCCGCACGCAAGGCCGCCCTCGCCGCGTCTACGGGGCCGGGCGCCACGGCCGACGGCCACAAGGTGCCGCTGCTGGCCAACGTCGGCGGACCGTCCGACGTTCCGGCCGCTGTCGAAGCGGGTGCCGAGGGTGTGGGTCTGTTCCGGACCGAGTTCCTCTTCCTCGACGACAGCAAGAAGGCACCGTCGGAGGAGAAGCAGGTCGAGGCCTACCGGCAGGTCCTCGAGGCCTTCCCCGAGGGTCGTGTCGTCGTACGTGTTCTGGACGCCGGCGCTGACAAGCCGCTGGACTTCCTGACGCCGGCCGATGAGCCGAACCCGGCGCTGGGTGTGCGGGGGTTGCGGACGTTGCTGGACCACCCCGACGTGCTGCGCACTCAGCTGACGGCCCTGGCGAAGGCGTCCGAGGGACTGCCGGTCTACCTCGAGGTCATGGCCCCGATGGTGGCGGACCGGACCGACGCGAAGGCGTTCGCGGACGCGTGCCGTGCGGCCGGGCTGCAGGCGAAGTTCGGTGCGATGGTGGAGATTCCGTCGGCCGCGCTGCGGGCCCGTTCGATCCTGCAGGAGGTCGAGTTCCTGTCGCTGGGGACGAACGACCTCGCGCAGTACACCTTCGCCGCTGACCGTCAGGTGGGTGCGGTGTCCCGCCTGCAGGATCCGTGGCAGCCCGCGCTGCTCGACCTGGTCGCACTGTCCGCGGAGGCGGCGAAGGCTGAGGGCAAGAGCTGTGGCGTCTGTGGTGAGGCCGCGTCCGACCCGCTGCTGGCGTGTGTGCTGACCGGTCTGGGTGTCACCTCCCTGTCCATGGGTTCTGCGTCGATTCCATATGTCCGGGCGACGCTGGCGAAGTACACGCTGGCGCAGTGTGAGCGTGCCGCTGCGGCCGCGCGGGCCGCGGACAGCGCCGAGGAGGCACGCAACGCCGCTCAGGCGGTGCTGTCCGGCGAGTAG
- a CDS encoding PTS sugar transporter subunit IIA, which produces MTTVTSPLAGRAVGLASVPDPVFSGAMVGPGTAIDPVREPSEAVSPVDGVIVSLHPHAFVVVDEQGHGVLTHLGIDTVQLNGEGFELLVNKGDTVTRGQSIVRWDPSAVEAAGKSPVCPVVALEATAEALSELRDSGDVKAGDSLFVWK; this is translated from the coding sequence ATGACCACCGTGACGTCCCCATTGGCAGGACGCGCCGTTGGACTGGCGTCCGTGCCGGATCCGGTCTTCTCCGGGGCCATGGTCGGCCCGGGCACAGCGATCGACCCGGTGCGTGAACCGTCCGAGGCCGTGTCCCCCGTGGACGGAGTCATCGTCTCTCTCCATCCGCACGCCTTCGTCGTCGTCGACGAGCAGGGCCACGGTGTCCTCACCCACCTCGGCATCGACACGGTGCAGCTCAACGGCGAGGGCTTCGAGTTGCTTGTGAACAAGGGCGACACCGTGACGCGCGGCCAGAGCATCGTCCGATGGGACCCCTCGGCCGTCGAGGCAGCCGGCAAGTCTCCGGTGTGCCCGGTCGTGGCCCTAGAGGCAACGGCGGAGGCTCTCTCTGAGCTGCGTGACAGCGGCGACGTGAAGGCCGGCGACAGTCTCTTCGTCTGGAAGTGA
- a CDS encoding CDP-alcohol phosphatidyltransferase family protein: MEVQETRVQTDRVLTIPNILSMARLLGVPLFLWLILRPEFGGPKSDGWALLVLALSGVSDYLDGKLARRWNQISSLGRLLDPAADRLYILSTLVGLTWREILPVWLTAALLARELVLLVMVGILRRHGYPPPQVNFLGKAATFNLMYAFPLLLLSDGSGWIPSLAAIFGWAFAGWGTTLYWWAGVLYVVQVRRLVRADAMAD, from the coding sequence GTGGAGGTCCAGGAGACTCGCGTCCAGACGGATCGAGTGCTCACCATCCCCAACATCCTCAGCATGGCGCGGCTCCTTGGTGTGCCGCTGTTCCTGTGGCTGATTCTCAGGCCTGAGTTCGGTGGGCCCAAGAGTGACGGCTGGGCACTACTGGTGCTGGCTCTGAGTGGCGTCAGTGACTACCTGGACGGCAAGCTTGCGCGGCGCTGGAACCAGATCAGCAGCCTGGGCCGGCTTCTCGACCCTGCGGCCGACCGGCTCTACATTCTCTCGACTTTGGTCGGCCTCACCTGGCGCGAGATTCTGCCGGTCTGGTTGACCGCTGCACTTTTGGCGCGTGAGCTGGTTCTGCTGGTGATGGTGGGCATCCTCAGACGCCATGGCTATCCGCCACCTCAGGTGAACTTCCTTGGGAAGGCTGCCACGTTCAACCTGATGTACGCCTTCCCGTTGCTGCTGCTCAGCGACGGAAGCGGATGGATCCCGTCACTCGCTGCTATTTTCGGATGGGCGTTCGCCGGATGGGGTACAACCCTGTACTGGTGGGCAGGAGTCCTCTACGTGGTACAAGTCCGCCGCCTGGTCCGTGCGGACGCCATGGCCGATTGA
- a CDS encoding mannose-1-phosphate guanyltransferase, which produces MKAVVMAGGEGTRLRPMTSSMPKPLLPVANRPIMEHVLRLLKRHGLNETVVTVQFLASLVKNYFGDGEELGMELTYANEEKPLGTAGSVKNAEEALKDDAFLVISGDALTDFDLTELINFHKEKGALVTVCLTRVPNPLEFGITIVDEEGKVERFLEKPTWGQVFSDTVNTGIYVMEPEVFDYVEADVPVDWSGDVFPQLMKEGKPIYGYIAEGYWEDVGTHESYVKAQADVLEGKVDVELDGFEISPGVWVAEGAEVHPDAVLRGPLYIGDYAKVEAGVEIREHTVVGSNVVVKSGAFLHKAVVHDNVYIGQHSNLRGCVVGKNTDIMRAARIEDGAVIGDECLIGEESIVQGNVRVYPFKTIEAGAFVNTSVIWESRGQAHLFGARGVSGILNVEITPELAVRLAGAYATTLKKGSTVTTARDHSRGARALKRAVISALQASAIDVRDLENVPLPVARQQTARGSAGGIMIRTTPGVPDSVDIMFFDGRGADLSQASQRKLDRVFARQEYRRAFPGEIGDLHFPASVFDSYTGSLLRNVDTTGISESGLKVVVDASNGSAGLVLPSLLGKLGVDSLTINPGLDESRPTESADTRRSGLVRLGEIVASARAAFGVRFDPVGERLSLVDEKGRIVEDDRALLVMLDLVAAERRSGRVALPVTTTRIAEQVAAYHGTQVEWTTTSPDDLTRVGRDDTTIFGGDGRGGFIVPEFSSVFDGTAAFVRLIGLVARTQLTLSQIDARIPRAHVIKRDLATPWAVKGLVMRRVVEEAGDRFVDTTDGVRVVETDGRWVMVLPDPAEAVTHLWAEGPDDASAQALLDEWAAVVDSAGR; this is translated from the coding sequence ATGAAGGCCGTCGTGATGGCCGGGGGCGAAGGCACACGCCTTCGTCCCATGACCTCAAGCATGCCCAAGCCGCTCCTGCCGGTGGCCAACCGGCCGATCATGGAGCACGTTCTGCGGCTGCTCAAAAGGCATGGGCTGAATGAAACCGTCGTGACAGTTCAATTTCTGGCCTCTCTGGTCAAGAACTACTTCGGTGACGGTGAAGAGCTCGGAATGGAGCTCACCTATGCCAATGAGGAGAAGCCACTCGGTACCGCTGGAAGCGTCAAGAACGCCGAAGAGGCGTTGAAGGACGATGCTTTCCTCGTCATCTCCGGTGATGCCCTGACCGACTTCGACCTCACCGAACTGATCAACTTCCACAAGGAAAAGGGTGCCCTCGTCACGGTCTGTCTGACGCGAGTGCCCAATCCACTGGAATTCGGCATCACGATCGTCGACGAGGAAGGCAAGGTCGAACGCTTCCTCGAGAAGCCGACCTGGGGTCAGGTTTTCTCGGACACGGTGAACACCGGCATCTATGTCATGGAGCCCGAGGTCTTCGACTATGTCGAGGCCGACGTCCCCGTGGACTGGTCCGGCGATGTCTTCCCGCAGCTCATGAAGGAAGGCAAGCCGATCTATGGCTATATCGCGGAGGGGTACTGGGAGGACGTCGGCACCCACGAGAGTTATGTGAAGGCGCAGGCCGACGTCCTGGAGGGCAAGGTCGACGTCGAGCTCGACGGCTTCGAGATCTCCCCGGGTGTCTGGGTGGCCGAAGGCGCCGAGGTACATCCTGATGCCGTGCTTCGTGGGCCCCTGTATATCGGGGACTACGCCAAGGTCGAGGCCGGTGTGGAAATCCGTGAGCACACCGTCGTCGGCTCGAACGTGGTCGTGAAGAGCGGAGCCTTTCTTCACAAGGCTGTGGTGCACGACAACGTGTACATCGGGCAGCACAGCAATCTGCGTGGGTGCGTCGTCGGGAAGAACACCGACATCATGCGGGCGGCCCGGATCGAGGACGGCGCGGTCATCGGTGACGAGTGCCTGATCGGTGAAGAATCGATCGTCCAGGGCAATGTGCGCGTCTATCCGTTCAAGACCATCGAGGCCGGCGCCTTCGTCAACACCTCGGTGATCTGGGAGTCGAGGGGCCAGGCGCATCTGTTCGGTGCCCGTGGCGTCTCCGGAATCCTGAACGTGGAGATCACGCCCGAGCTAGCCGTGCGACTCGCCGGTGCGTACGCGACGACCCTGAAGAAGGGGTCCACCGTCACCACGGCTCGCGACCACTCCCGCGGTGCCCGTGCGCTCAAGCGGGCGGTCATCTCGGCGCTGCAGGCCAGCGCCATCGACGTACGGGACTTGGAGAATGTACCGCTGCCCGTGGCGCGGCAGCAGACTGCGCGGGGCAGTGCCGGCGGGATCATGATCCGTACGACGCCCGGTGTGCCGGATTCTGTGGACATCATGTTCTTCGACGGCCGGGGTGCCGATCTGTCGCAGGCCAGTCAGCGCAAACTGGACAGGGTCTTCGCGCGGCAGGAGTACCGGCGCGCATTCCCCGGAGAGATCGGGGACCTGCATTTCCCGGCCAGTGTCTTCGACTCGTACACCGGGTCGTTGCTGCGGAATGTCGATACGACGGGGATTTCGGAGTCGGGGCTCAAGGTCGTCGTCGACGCGTCGAACGGCAGCGCGGGGCTCGTGCTGCCCAGCCTGCTCGGCAAGCTCGGTGTGGACTCGCTGACGATCAACCCCGGTCTCGACGAGTCGAGGCCCACGGAGTCGGCGGATACGCGGCGGTCGGGGCTGGTGCGGCTGGGAGAGATCGTGGCGTCCGCGCGGGCCGCGTTCGGGGTGCGGTTCGACCCGGTCGGTGAGCGGCTGTCGCTGGTGGACGAGAAGGGGCGGATCGTCGAGGACGACAGGGCTCTGCTCGTCATGCTCGACCTGGTGGCCGCGGAGCGGCGCAGCGGGCGTGTGGCGCTGCCGGTGACCACGACGAGGATCGCCGAGCAGGTGGCGGCATACCACGGAACGCAGGTGGAATGGACGACGACATCGCCGGACGACCTGACCCGGGTCGGTCGCGACGACACGACGATCTTCGGCGGCGACGGTAGGGGCGGGTTCATCGTCCCCGAGTTCAGCAGTGTCTTCGACGGTACGGCGGCCTTCGTACGGCTGATCGGTCTGGTGGCGCGGACGCAGCTCACGCTCAGCCAGATCGACGCGCGGATTCCGCGGGCCCATGTCATCAAGCGGGATCTTGCGACTCCCTGGGCCGTCAAGGGGCTCGTGATGCGGCGGGTCGTGGAGGAGGCCGGAGATCGCTTTGTCGACACGACCGATGGTGTGCGGGTCGTGGAGACGGACGGGCGCTGGGTGATGGTGTTGCCCGACCCGGCCGAGGCGGTCACCCATCTGTGGGCGGAAGGCCCGGACGACGCCTCCGCGCAGGCTCTGCTCGACGAATGGGCGGCGGTCGTGGACAGCGCCGGCCGCTGA
- a CDS encoding DUF881 domain-containing protein, giving the protein MCGMPQQPPVRSTPTRPARPDASMSLLTNVMDHSLDDGYAEAAARKKAAGDGGLPKTLRAKLGLAAGLVLAALVVTVGAAQARVAAPVVAKEREELVDRIDRETAAADQLEETVDKLRDDVSARQREALKSTGDSDQGELVGILAGAVEVHGPGVKLIVNDSKETASGGDGDPRGTSGFSDTGRVRDRDMQRVVNGLWESGAEAISINGQRLTALSAIRAAGDAILVDNKPLVPPYTVLAVGDGERLSTKFQDSADGLYLHALQENFGIRTGISVQDDLRLPAAPSVTVRTAQPNTEKTEKGTS; this is encoded by the coding sequence ATGTGCGGCATGCCGCAGCAGCCCCCCGTTCGGAGCACACCCACGCGCCCAGCGCGCCCGGACGCGTCCATGTCGCTGCTCACCAACGTCATGGATCACAGCCTCGACGACGGTTACGCCGAGGCGGCCGCGCGCAAGAAGGCCGCGGGCGACGGAGGGCTGCCCAAGACGCTCAGGGCGAAGCTGGGGCTCGCCGCCGGTCTGGTGCTCGCGGCGCTCGTGGTGACCGTTGGGGCGGCGCAGGCGCGGGTCGCGGCGCCCGTCGTGGCGAAGGAGCGCGAGGAGCTGGTCGACCGCATCGACCGTGAGACCGCGGCGGCGGACCAGCTGGAAGAGACCGTCGACAAGCTGCGCGACGACGTGAGCGCGCGGCAGCGTGAGGCGCTGAAGTCGACCGGTGACAGTGACCAGGGGGAGCTGGTGGGCATCCTGGCGGGTGCTGTCGAGGTGCACGGTCCCGGCGTGAAGCTGATCGTCAACGACTCCAAGGAGACCGCCTCGGGCGGCGACGGCGACCCGCGCGGAACGTCCGGGTTCTCCGACACCGGCCGGGTGCGCGATCGCGACATGCAGCGTGTGGTCAACGGGCTGTGGGAGTCGGGCGCCGAGGCCATTTCGATCAACGGGCAGCGGTTGACGGCCCTGTCGGCGATCAGGGCCGCGGGAGACGCAATACTGGTCGACAACAAGCCGCTGGTGCCGCCGTACACGGTGCTCGCGGTGGGGGATGGCGAGCGGTTGAGCACCAAGTTCCAGGACAGCGCCGACGGGTTGTATCTGCACGCCCTGCAGGAGAACTTCGGGATCCGGACCGGCATTTCCGTTCAGGACGACCTTCGGCTGCCCGCCGCCCCGAGCGTGACCGTACGTACAGCACAGCCGAACACCGAGAAAACCGAGAAGGGCACATCGTGA
- a CDS encoding small basic family protein produces the protein MIAVLGLVVGVVAGLLVRPEVPAVVEPYLPIAVVAALDAVFGGLRAMLDGIFDDKVFVVSFLSNVVVAALIVFLGDKLGVGAQLSTGVVVVLGIRIFSNAAAIRRHVFRA, from the coding sequence GTGATCGCCGTACTGGGCCTCGTCGTGGGCGTCGTGGCCGGCCTGTTGGTCCGGCCTGAGGTTCCGGCGGTCGTCGAGCCTTATCTGCCGATTGCCGTCGTGGCGGCTCTCGACGCCGTCTTCGGAGGTCTGCGGGCCATGCTCGACGGCATCTTCGACGACAAGGTCTTCGTCGTGTCGTTCCTGTCCAACGTGGTCGTGGCCGCGCTGATCGTGTTCCTGGGCGACAAGTTGGGCGTGGGCGCCCAGCTGTCCACCGGCGTGGTCGTCGTGCTCGGCATCCGAATCTTCTCGAACGCCGCGGCGATTCGCCGGCACGTGTTCCGGGCGTGA
- a CDS encoding DUF881 domain-containing protein, translating into MSNHDEAPGNRLRKELPEEMPAGGAGAAEAVDNASEAADGAKGQSSDLTGRQRLVKGLWPPRVSRAQLIVAVLLFGLGFGLAVQVASNSEGDGALRGARQEDLVRILDELDDRTQRLEDEKQGLEKQRDELENSSNQAEEARKQTVEKERQLGILAGTVAAQGPGITMTIDDTKGTVEADMLLDAIQELRAAGAEAIQVNGVRVVAGTYLTDAGNSVSVDGNKINAPYRFKVIGKSQDLEPALNIPGGVVQTLEKEQATVTIERSDKIVVDALRAAKRPDYARSSSQ; encoded by the coding sequence ATGAGCAACCACGACGAGGCACCGGGGAACAGGCTGCGCAAGGAGCTGCCCGAGGAGATGCCGGCGGGCGGCGCGGGCGCGGCCGAGGCCGTGGACAACGCCTCGGAGGCCGCGGACGGGGCCAAGGGGCAGTCGAGCGACCTCACCGGTCGGCAGCGGCTCGTGAAGGGGCTGTGGCCGCCGCGGGTCAGCCGGGCCCAACTCATCGTCGCTGTCCTGCTGTTCGGACTCGGCTTCGGCCTGGCCGTCCAGGTCGCGTCGAACAGTGAGGGTGACGGGGCCCTGCGCGGCGCACGTCAGGAAGATCTTGTTCGCATCCTCGATGAACTGGATGACCGTACTCAGCGTCTTGAGGACGAGAAGCAAGGTCTCGAGAAGCAGCGCGATGAGCTGGAGAACAGTTCGAACCAGGCCGAGGAGGCCCGCAAGCAGACGGTCGAGAAGGAGAGGCAACTCGGCATTCTGGCGGGCACGGTGGCGGCTCAGGGGCCCGGCATCACGATGACCATCGACGACACGAAGGGGACGGTCGAGGCGGACATGCTGCTCGACGCGATCCAGGAGCTGCGCGCGGCCGGCGCGGAAGCGATCCAGGTGAACGGCGTACGCGTCGTCGCCGGCACCTATCTGACCGATGCCGGCAACAGCGTGAGCGTCGACGGGAACAAGATCAACGCTCCGTATCGTTTCAAGGTCATCGGCAAGTCGCAGGACCTCGAACCAGCGCTCAACATCCCTGGAGGCGTGGTTCAGACTCTTGAGAAGGAGCAGGCCACCGTGACCATCGAGCGGTCGGACAAGATCGTCGTGGACGCCTTGCGAGCGGCGAAGCGGCCTGACTACGCTCGGTCGTCCTCCCAGTGA
- a CDS encoding FHA domain-containing protein: MGGAWWKLSGGDGRCEGVRVGQGVQSGFVLPHGRVYFGQGESPVKLFAKLFGKSARESGDNATARHRAQGDDEGQRPLFRDQVPGPGGDISGGQGAPSVDPGQSGGIGFGQPSTSSAGGGFSPMSALVCTRCGNRNAENSRFCSNCGAPLRPGATPERPSETTSTISISGLEAYDAETTGQTAMPALSPEAQAAVDALPLGSALLVVRRGPNSGSRFLLDGDLTTAGRHPQSDIFLDDVTVSRRHVEFRRAQDGSFTVADVGSLNGTYVNRERIDQVALNNGDEVQIGKYRLVFYASQRGY; this comes from the coding sequence ATGGGTGGTGCGTGGTGGAAACTGTCTGGTGGAGACGGACGTTGTGAGGGTGTCCGGGTCGGCCAGGGAGTGCAGTCAGGGTTCGTCCTGCCCCACGGGCGGGTCTATTTCGGTCAAGGGGAATCGCCCGTGAAGTTGTTTGCGAAGTTGTTCGGCAAGAGCGCGCGAGAGAGTGGCGACAACGCGACCGCTCGTCACCGCGCGCAGGGGGACGATGAGGGCCAGCGCCCACTGTTCAGGGACCAGGTGCCTGGACCGGGTGGTGACATTTCCGGTGGTCAGGGCGCGCCGTCAGTTGACCCTGGCCAGTCCGGCGGCATAGGTTTCGGGCAACCGTCAACCTCAAGTGCGGGTGGAGGGTTTTCCCCGATGTCGGCCCTGGTGTGTACGAGGTGCGGTAACCGCAACGCGGAGAACAGCCGCTTCTGTTCCAACTGCGGCGCCCCGCTGCGGCCGGGTGCCACGCCCGAGCGTCCGTCCGAGACGACCTCCACGATCTCCATCTCCGGTCTTGAGGCCTACGACGCCGAGACCACCGGTCAGACGGCGATGCCTGCGTTGTCTCCGGAGGCGCAGGCGGCGGTCGACGCGCTGCCGCTGGGCTCCGCGCTCCTGGTGGTGCGCCGCGGTCCGAACTCGGGCAGCCGCTTCCTGCTGGACGGCGATCTGACCACGGCCGGGCGGCACCCGCAGAGCGACATCTTCCTGGACGACGTGACGGTCTCGCGTCGGCACGTGGAGTTCCGTCGCGCTCAGGACGGCTCGTTCACGGTGGCCGACGTCGGCAGCCTGAACGGCACGTACGTCAATCGCGAGCGGATCGACCAGGTCGCTCTGAACAACGGTGACGAGGTGCAGATCGGCAAGTACCGGCTGGTCTTCTACGCGAGCCAGCGGGGCTACTGA
- the ftsR gene encoding transcriptional regulator FtsR, protein MLKTPSGGAGNGIAATDGRLMSIGTVLNVLRDEFPDITISKIRFLESEGLVEPQRTPSGYRKFSAQDVERLGHVLRMQRDHYLPLKVIREHLDAMERGEAAPLPTVCRQRDGETVLEPVEAPTAARIGRAELLVAAEIGEPELAEWESYGLIVPFPDGAYDAEAVTVASLVVELGRFGIEPRHLRVMKAAADREAGLVDQVVAPLRRHRNPQTRAHAEARTKELAGLAVKLHAALVQTALGVRLP, encoded by the coding sequence ATGCTGAAAACACCGAGCGGCGGTGCCGGAAACGGCATCGCCGCCACGGACGGTCGGCTGATGAGCATCGGCACGGTGCTGAACGTGCTGCGCGACGAGTTCCCTGACATCACCATCTCCAAGATCCGTTTCCTGGAGTCGGAGGGTCTCGTCGAGCCGCAGCGGACCCCCTCGGGGTATCGCAAGTTCAGTGCGCAGGACGTCGAGCGGCTCGGCCACGTCCTGCGGATGCAGCGGGACCACTATCTGCCGCTCAAGGTGATCCGCGAGCATCTGGACGCCATGGAGCGCGGTGAGGCAGCACCACTGCCGACCGTGTGCCGGCAGCGCGATGGAGAAACGGTCCTGGAGCCTGTCGAGGCTCCCACCGCGGCCCGGATCGGGCGTGCCGAGCTGCTCGTCGCCGCCGAGATCGGGGAGCCGGAGCTCGCGGAATGGGAGTCGTACGGCCTGATCGTCCCGTTTCCCGACGGGGCGTACGACGCGGAGGCTGTCACCGTGGCCTCGCTCGTCGTCGAGCTGGGGCGATTCGGGATCGAGCCACGGCATCTGCGTGTGATGAAGGCCGCCGCCGACCGTGAGGCCGGGCTGGTGGACCAGGTCGTGGCGCCTCTGCGGCGGCACCGCAATCCGCAGACCAGGGCTCATGCCGAGGCGCGTACGAAGGAACTGGCGGGGCTGGCTGTGAAGCTGCACGCCGCCCTGGTGCAGACCGCTCTCGGTGTGCGGCTGCCCTGA